One window of the Kineococcus endophyticus genome contains the following:
- a CDS encoding SGNH/GDSL hydrolase family protein translates to MTLLAAASAPAVAATAPLRLVALGDSVTAAHGCGCTGFPTRFGRDVTAATGIPVSVETHGIDGATAADALAASREPALRSALQSADDVVITIGANDVEPSAASVPDPARTAATEAWQAQVQAGVQDVSSSVDALLTDLDASPRHPRVFVTGYWAVGLDGAVARALCTPRQADAQVRLTAEVNAALAADAARHAATYVDLGPVFHGDDGTVDPTPLLAADGDHPSALGHAAIARALVTRWIPPLQHRRQGRTPPQVQAGPA, encoded by the coding sequence GTGACCCTCCTCGCGGCCGCCTCCGCCCCGGCGGTGGCGGCCACCGCACCTCTGCGGCTGGTGGCCCTGGGGGACTCGGTGACCGCGGCCCACGGCTGCGGCTGCACCGGGTTCCCCACCCGGTTCGGTCGCGACGTGACCGCGGCCACCGGCATCCCCGTCAGCGTGGAGACGCACGGGATCGACGGTGCGACGGCGGCCGACGCGCTGGCCGCCTCGCGGGAACCGGCCCTTCGGTCCGCGTTGCAGTCGGCCGACGACGTCGTCATCACCATCGGTGCCAACGACGTCGAACCCTCCGCGGCGTCCGTCCCGGACCCCGCGCGCACGGCCGCCACCGAGGCCTGGCAGGCGCAGGTGCAGGCCGGCGTGCAGGACGTCTCCTCCTCCGTCGACGCGCTCCTCACCGACCTGGACGCCTCCCCGCGCCACCCGCGGGTGTTCGTCACCGGGTACTGGGCCGTCGGGCTGGACGGGGCGGTGGCCCGCGCGCTCTGCACACCGCGGCAGGCCGACGCGCAGGTGCGGCTGACGGCGGAGGTCAACGCCGCCCTGGCCGCCGACGCCGCCCGGCACGCCGCGACCTACGTCGACCTCGGCCCGGTGTTCCACGGCGACGACGGGACGGTGGACCCGACCCCGTTGCTGGCCGCGGACGGGGACCACCCCAGCGCCCTGGGCCACGCCGCGATCGCCCGGGCGTTGGTGACGCGCTGGATCCCGCCGCTGCAGCACCGTCGGCAGGGGCGCACCCCTCCGCAGGTCCAGGCCGGTCCCGCCTAG